GGCCGTGCGTCAGGCCTATCTGGATCGGGCCGCCGCTGCGCCTGAGCGCTACCGGGTGATCGACGCCGCTGTGCCGCTGGCCGAGGTCCAGGCGCGCCTGGATCGACTGTTGCCCGAACTCCTGGAGCGGTGCCATGGCTGATGCCTATCCTTGGCAGGATGCACTCTGGCAGCAACTGGCGGGGCGCCCTCGCCACGCCCATGCGTATCTGCTGCACGGTCCCGTGGGGATCGGCAAGCGAGCCTTGGCCGATCGTCTGATGGCGCGACTGTTGTGCCAGGGGCCGCAGGGCAGTGAGGCGTGCGGCCAATGCAAGGCCTGCCAGCTGTTGGCGGCCGGCACCCACCCGGACGCCTTCGTGCTGGAGCCCGAGGAGGCGGACAAGGCGATTCGTGTCGATCAGGTGCGTGAACTGGTGGAGTTCGTGGTGCAGACCGCCCAGTTGGGCGGTCGCAAGGTGATCTTGCTGGAGCCTGCGGAGGCGATGAACCTGAACGCCTCCAATGCCTTGCTGAAAAGCCTTGAAGAACCGTCCGGCGATACTGTGCTCCTGCTTATCAGCCATCAACCCAGCCGGCTCCTGCCCACCATCAAGAGTCGCTGCGTGCAGCAGGCCTGCCCGCTTCCCAGCCAGGCGCAGAGCCTGGCGTGGCTGAGTGCCGCCTTGCCGCAGGCGAACCCCGGCGAGCTGAGCGAATTGCTGGCCCTTGCCGGCGGTTCGCCGCTCTTGGCGGTGCGTCTGGAAGGGCAGGGCGTACGTGCCCAGCGCGCCGAAGTCGTGGAAGGCGTCAAGAAGCTGCTGAAGCAGCAGGCAGGCGCCAGCCAACTGGCCGAGGGCTGGAACGGCGTGCCCCTGAACCTGTTGTTCGACTGGTTCTGCGACTGGGCACAACTGATGCTGCGCTACCAGCTCACCCGTGACGAATCGGGCCTCGGCCTGGGCGATATGCGCAAGGTGGTGCAGTACCTCGCGGACAAGGCTCCGCAGCACAAGGTGCTGGCCATTCAGGAGTGGTTGCTGCAACAGCGGCAGAAAGTGCTGAGCAAGGCCAACCTCAACCGTGTCCTGCTTCTCGAAGCCCTTCTGGTGCGGTGGGCAAGCCTGCCCGGGCCGGGCTAGAATCCCAGGCTGAGCCAGCTTGCCAGGAAGAGTCCATGAGCCTGCCACCGAATCTGGGCCCGCGTAACGGGATACTGTCCTTGACCATCAAGGACAAGTCCGTCCTGTATGCCGCCTACATGCCGTTCATCAAGAACGGTGGCCTGTTCATTCCCACCAACAAGACCTACAAGCTGGGCGACGAGGTATTCATGCTGCTCAACCTGATGGATGAGCAGGAAAAGATCCCCGTTGCCGGCAAGGTCGTCTGGATCACGCCCAAGGGCGCCCAGGGCAACCGGGCTGCGGGCATCGGCGTCCAGTTCAACGATGGCGACAGCGGTGCGCGGAACAAGATCGAGACCTACCTCGCCGGCGCGCTGAAGTCCGACCGCCCCACCCACACGATGTAACCGACTCCCGTTGCAAGCCCGAGGCTGCGGGCGGCTGATGTGCCGCTGGCGGTGTCGCTCTTGCCGTTCGAGGTTTGCCATGCTGATCGATTCCCACTGCCATCTGGACCGCCTTGATCTGGCCGCCCACGATGGTTCTCTTGACGCCGCCCTGGAAGCGGCCCGCGCCCGAGGGGTGAGCCAGTTCCTCTGCATCGGCGTCAGTGCCGACAATGCCGCAGCGGTGAAGGGGCTGGCCGAGCGTTATGACGACGTGCATTGCTCCGTTGGCGTCCATCCGCTGGACTTGCAGCCGGGGGAGTCCCTGGCGCTTGACTGGCTCCTGGGCGAACTGGCCCATCCGCGTGTGGTGGCCATCGGTGAGACCGGCCTGGACTACCACTACGAGCCCGAGGCCGCAGCGCTTCAGCAGCAGGCTTTCCGGTTGCACCTTGAAGCCGCCCGGCTGACTGGCAAGCCGGTGATCGTGCATACCCGCGAGGCGCGCGCCGATACCCTGGCGCTGCTGAGGGAGGCCGCATTGCCCCAGGCGGGCGTCCTGCACTGCTTCACCGAGGATTGGGAGATGGCGCGGGCGGCGCTGGACCTGGGCTACTATATTTCGCTGTCCGGCATCGTCACCTTCCGCAATGCCGACGCCCTTCGCGAAGTGGCGCGCCAGGTGCCGGCCGACCGCCTGTTGGTGGAGACGGATTCGCCTTATCTCGCACCGGTGCCCCACAGGGGAAAACCTAACCTGCCGCAGTATGTCCGCGAAGTGGCCGAGTTCCTTGCAGAACTCAGGGGCGTCGCGTTCGAGGATTTTGCCCGCCAGACCACCGATAATTTCCTGCGTCTCTTCCCGCTGGCCCGCATGGGCTGATTCCGTCGGCACGGGCAAGATTCGCGCGCAAAAAAAACCCGGCTTCTGGGGGATGAATCCGGGTCAAGACCATTAGGAGTAAAACAAAGGAACGCGATCCACGGTTCCTCGACTGGCTGGGCACTTGGGGGGAGATGCCGCACGCCAGTAAGAAGAAGTATTGGCCAATATTCGAACGCGTCCACATCGGGCGACGGCGTTTCTTAAACCTATTTGGAATACACCGTCGCCGGCTGAGTCCTCATGCGTCTGCCATCTGGCGCAAAAGGGCGAGGGTGTCCTCGATCACCTGCGAGCTGGTATAGAAATGAGGTGAAAAGCGAATGCCGCCTCCCCGTTGGGCGCAGACCACCTGTTCAGCTCGCAGCCGCTCGAAGAGGGTTCGATTATCCCAGCCATCCAGGCGAAAGCTGATGATGCCGGCGCGCCGCTGGGGGGACAGTGGACTGAGGATCCTCGCCCCCGGGATTCGCATCAGCCCGTCCTGCAGCCACTGCACCCGCTCCGTCAGCTCGGCGGCGACCTGCTCCATGCCGACGTCTTCCAGCACCGACAGGCTGGCCTCCAGGGCCATGGCCCCCAACATGTTGGGGCTGCCGCATTCGAAGCGCCGGGCACTGCGGGCGGGTTCCCAATCGGGGCGCTCATAGTCGCCAGGGTGTTCCAGCATGTGCCAGCCGTACTCATGGAGTTTCAATTGCTGGCGCAGGTCGGCGCGGCAGTAGAACACGCCCAGCCCTTCCGGACCGAGCATCCACTTGTGACCGTCGGCCATGGCGAATGCGCAGTCGATCGCCTGTACATCGAAGGGCAGGGCACCCAACTGCTGGATGGCGTCGACGCAGAGGAGCACACCGCGTCGGCGGCATTCGTGCCCGAGCCGCTGAAGGTCCAGGCGCAGGCCGCTGGCGTACTGCACTGCGCTGATGGCGAGCAAACGTGTCCGCGGTCCGCAGGCGGCAAGCAGGGCCGATTCCGGGTCGCCGGAGTCCAGCGGAACCTGCAGGGTTTGTACGCCGAAGCGCTCCAGAGCCTGCCAGACGACCCGATTGGAGGGAAACTCCTGATCACTGATAACCACCTGATCGCCCGTCGCCCAATCCAGACCGAAGGCGACGAAAGACAGGGCTTCCGATGTATTCTTGACCAGCGCCAGGTCAGCCGTGGTTGGCGCATTCAGGAGTCTGGAAAGGCGTTCGCGCAGGCGACGCTCGACGATGAGCCAGTCCGGATAGTCCCTTGCGCCAAGGCGCCAGTTCTCTTCGGCGAAGCCTTGTACCGCCAGGGTCGCGCGTTTTGGCCAGGGCGCAACGGCAGCGTGGTTGAGATAGCGGAGCCCGTCGGCGTGGGCAAACTCATCTTGCAATAAGCTCATAGTCGGATGTTCCGTGCATTTTTACGCCAGATAGGCATAATACGCGGCTTGATTTTTGACCCCACAGTCCCTTTATGCAGAAAGAACCCCGTAAAGTCCGTGAGTTCCGCCGTCGTGAGCAGGAAATTCTCGACACCGCCCTCAAGCTCTTCCTGGAAGAGGGCGAAGACAGCGTTACCGTCGAGATGATCGCTGACGCAGTGGGTATCGGCAAAGGCACCATCTACAAGCATTTCAAGTCGAAGGCGGAGATTTACCTGCGCCTGATGCTTGATTACGAGCGCGACCTCAACGCGCTTTTCCACTCTGCGGATGTGGATCGGGACAAGGAGGCGCTGTCGCGCGCCTACTTCGAGTTCCGCATGCGAGATCCTCAACGCTATCGCCTGTTCGATCGTCTCGAAGAAAAAGTGGTGAAGAACAGCCAGGTCCCGGAGATGGTGGAGCAACTGCACAAGATCCGTGCTTCCAACTTCGAACGCCTGACCCTGCTCATCAAGGGGCGTATCGCTGAAGGCAAGCTGGAGGACGTCCCGCCGTACTTCCACTACTGCGCGGCCTGGGCCTTGGTGCATGGCGCCGTCGCGCTCTACCATTCGCCCTTCTGGAGCAACGTCCTGGAGGACCAGGAGGGCTTCTTCCAGTTCCTGATGGACATCGGCGTGCGCATGGGCAACAAGCGCAAGCGCGAGAGTGAGTCGCCTGCAGGCTGACGTATTCAGTACGCCTATGTCGCGGTCGCGGACATGTCGCGTCCCGGCCGCGGGGATATACTCCCGCTAATACCACGCCGGAGCGTCCCATGATCGTCGACCGCCAAGGCAGGCGCTTCCGCAACCTGCGCATCAGTCTGACCGCCGCCTGCAATTACGCCTGCACCTACTGCGTCCCCGATGGCAAGCGCCTGGTGGCGGCTCAGGACGAGCTGTCCGCCGAGGCCATGGTGCGCGGCGTGGCGTACCTGATGGACGCGGCCGGCATCGAGCGGCTGCGGGTGACTGGCGGCGAGCCGCTGGTCAGCCCCAGGCTCGAGCCCTTCCTGCGGGGCGTCAGCCAGCTCGGCCTGGAGGACATCAGCCTCACCAGCAATGGCCAGCTCCTTGCCCGCAAGCTGCCCCTGCTGCTCGAGTGCGGTATTCGCCGCCTGAACATATCCCTCGACACGCTGGATGCGGACGCCTTCCGCCAGATTGCCCGTGGCGGTGACCTGGCCTCCGTGCTCAAGGGGCTGGACGAGGCGCGGGCTGCGGGTATGCGTATCAAACTCAACATGGTTCCACTGCGGGGCAAGAATCTCGACCAGGTGCTGCCGCTGCTGGAGTACTGCCTCGAACGCGGTTTCGAGTTGCGTTTCATCGAGCTGATGCGCATGGGGCACCTGGCTCGTGACCCGAATGGATTCAACCAACAGTTCGTGGGTCTTGATGAGTTGTTGGCCTTGATCGGTTCCGCCCACGAGTTCGTCCAGGCGGATGCGCCTCTGGACGCTACGGCCTTGCGCTACAAGGTGCCGGGACAGGGTTATTTCGGTGTGATCGCCAACGAGTCCGTACCCTTCTGCCGCACCTGCTCGCGGCTGCGCCTGTCATCCACAGGCTGGCTCCATGGTTGCCTGTCGTCCAGCAACCGCCACTATGTTGGCGATCTCCTGGAAAAGCCGCGTCACGAGGCCTTGCCGGCCCTCCAGCGCCTGCTGGTCAAGGCGCTGGCGGACAAGCAGGACCTTGCATTCTCTGGTGGCGTCACCGTGATGAAGATCATCGGCGGCTGATGGCGCGAAAGCTGCATTGGTGCTCTATCCGCCGGATTTTCGTCGCCGGCGCCTGGAGGACACAGGATGCGTAGCTTGATTCCGTTGCTGATGATGCTTGGCCTGTTGGGCTGCATGAAGGTCAGCGACATGGCCGAAGGTACCCGTGAGCAATTGAGCGACGCGGGCTTCCTCGACCACAGCGAGACCCGGCGTACCAGCAACTGGCGGTTGCAGTCGGACTCCTTCATCTACATCGCCCAGGGATACTTCGTGCCCCCCGGCTCGGCCTATCCGCGCCCGAACGTCGTGGCGGAGGAGGCCTTCAACGGCTTTGTGGAGTACTTCCCCATGGTCCGTCGCGCCAAGGGCCCCGCGGGTCTGGAAGACGCCATGGGGCAGGCCCGTTCGGTGGGGGCCCATTACCTGCTGTACGCCCGCTTCGCCAGTGCCGATGACCGTATCGGTACTGTTGAAGAGTGGGAAGACCAGGAGGCTCTGGACCGCCTGGGGCGGGATCGCGGCGTGATCCAGCTGATGCTGATCGAGACCAATACCCGTCATCTGGTGGACTCAGCCCGAATCCGCAATCGTGGCGGTTTCCTGACGTTCTACGACCAGAAGCCCGAGGACCTGATCGGTCCGCCTCTGGAGGAGTATGCTCGCAGCCTGATTGGGCTCAGTCGTTAAGGAGTTGGACATGAGCGATCCTGGCAAGGCCGGCGACCTGCTGGCGCAGATCCCCAAGGGCGACAAGCCCGGAGGTGCGCCTGTGCATCTCTGGGATCCGCCGTTCTGTGGTGATCTCGATATGCGCATCGCGCGCGATGGCACCTGGTTCTACCTGGGAACGCCCATTGGCCGCAAACCCATGGTCAAGCTGTTCTCCAGCGTGATTCGCAAGGATGGGGATGACTACTTTCTGGTGACGCCGGTAGAGAAGGTAGGCATCCAGGTGGATGATGCACCCTTCGTGGCGGTCGAGTTGCAAGTGGAGGGTTCGGGGCGGCATCAGCAGCTGCGCTTCATCACCCATGTCGGCGACGAGGTTCTGGCGGGGGCGGCTCATCCGTTGCGGTTCGAGCTGGACCCTGTCACCCAGGAACCGTCGCCCTATGTCCTGGTGCGCCGTAACCTTGAGGCGCTGATCCACCGGAATGTCTTCTATCAACTCGTGGAGCTGGCCGAGTCCCGTGAGATCGATGGTGCGCCTTGGCTCGGTGTATGGAGCGGTGGTCAGTTCTTTCCCATCGGTCCCTTGTCGTGAGCATTTTCTGCAGCCAATGAAAAAGGCTCCCGAGGGAGCCTTTTCCGTTTTCGCGACGCTGATTACATATTGGGGTAGTTCGGGCCGCCAGTACCTTCCGGGGCTACCCAGGTGATGTTCTGGGCCGGGTCCTTGATGTCGCAGGTCTTGCAGTGCACGCAGTTCTGCGCATTGATCTGGAAGCGCTTGCTGCCGTCCTCGTTGGCGACGACTTCGTACACGCCGGCCGGGCAGTAGCGCTGGGCCGGTTCGTCGTACAGCGGCAGGTTCTTTCCGATCGGGATGCCTGCGTCGGCCAGTTTCAGGTGGCAGGGTTGTTCCTCTTCATGGTTGGTGTTGGAGAGGAACACGGAGCTCAGCTTGTCGAAGCTGATCTTGCCGTCCGGCTTCGGATACTCGATGCGCTGGGACTGGGCGGCCGGCTTCAGGCAGGCATAGTCCGGCTTGTTGTCGTGCAGGGTGAAGGGGATCTTGCCGCCGAACCAGTTCTGGTCGATGTAGTTGAAGGCCCCGCCCACCAGCGCGCCGTACTTGTGGATGGCGGCACCGAAGTTGCGGCTGCGGAACAGTTCGTCGTACAGCCAGCTGGACTTGAAGGCGTCGACGTAGTTGTTCAGCTCGTCGCCGCCTTCGCGGCCGGCGGCCAGTGCGGCGGCGACGGCTTCGGCGGCCAGCATGCCGGACTTCATCGCGGTGTGGCTGCCCTTGATCTTGGCGAAGTTCAGGGTGCCGAGGTCGCAGCCGATGAGTGCGCCGCCCGGGAATACCATCTTCGGCAGGGAGTTCAGGCCGCCCTTGCAGATGGCGCGGGCACCGTAGGCGACGCGCTTGCCGCCTTCCAGGTACTGCTTGATCACCGGGTGGTGCTTGTAGCGCTGGAATTCGTCGAAAGGCGACAGGAAGGGGTTGGCGTAGGACAGGTCGATGATCAGGCCGACGACCACCTGGTTGTTCTCCAGGTGATAGAGGAAGGAGCCGCCGGTGTTCTCGGTGCCCATGATGTCCATCGGCCAACCAGCAGTGTGCACCACCAGGCCCTGCTGGTGCTTGGCCGGGTCGATGTCCCAGATTTCCTTGATGCCGATGCCGTAGTGCTGGGCGTCGGCGTCGCTGTCGAGCTTGTACTTCTTGATCAGTTGCTTGCCGATGTGGCCACGGCAGCCTTCGGCGAACAGGGTGTACTTGGCGCGCAGTTCCATGCCAGGGGTGTAGTAACCCTCTTTCGGGTTGCCTTCGCGGTCCACGCCGAGATCTCCGGTGATGATGCCGCGCACTACACCGTTGTCGTCGATCAGCGCTTCCTGGGCGGCGAAGCCCGGGTAGATCTCCACGCCGAGGCCTTCCGCCTGCTGGGCCAGCCAGCGGCAGAGATTGCCCAGGGAAATGATATAGTTGCCCTCGTTGTGCATGGTCTTGGGCACGAAGAGGTCCGGAACCTTGATGGCGGACTCGGCATCCTTGAGCATATAGATGTCGTCGCGGGTAACCGGAGTGTTCAGCGGGGCGCCCAGGTCCTTCCAGTCAGGGAAGAGTTCGTTCAGTGCGCGCGGCTCGAAGACGGCGCCAGAGAGGATGTGGGCGCCCACTTCGGAACCCTTCTCGACCACGCATACGCTGATCTCCTGACCAGCCTCCGCGGCCTTCTGCTTCAGTCGGCACGCGGCGGACAGGCCAGCGGGGCCGGCACCGACGATGACGACGTCGAATTCCATGTATTCGCGTTCCAAGGTCAATCTCCTCAAGGCTCTTCGATATTTTGTGTTGGAGGGCTAGCTCGATCCCTGACCTGAGCGGGCGCATTATATCCACACGCTCTGCCGGGTCCAATACAAACGTTTGTTTGAATTTTGTGAAACCCTGATAGGATAAGGCTCTGCGGCTTATGAAGGGTCATTTTGCTGTATTGACCGGATTGGGCGTTACGGTCAAGATACGGGCGGTTTTGCGCTCGCTGTCTGGGCTGAAAGTCGGTTCCGGCCGACCTGCATCACTGGCCAGGCTCGTCTTGGCGACATTCTTATTAACCGGAGAGTAACGAGGAATCCATGAAGGTTCTTGTAGCTGTCAAACGAGTGGTCGACTACAACGTCAAGGTCCGCGTCAAGGCGGACAACTCCGGCGTCGACCTCGCCAACGTGAAGATGTCGATGAACCCCTTCTGCGAAATCGCCGTGGAAGAAGCCGTCCGTCTGAAAGAAAAAGGCGTAGCGAGTGAAATCGTCGTCGTCACCATCGGCCCGAACACCGCTCAAGAGCAGCTGCGCACTGCCCTGGCCCTGGGCGCCGACCGCGCCATCCTGGTGGAGTCCGCCGACGAGCTGAACTCCCTGGCCGTGGCCAAACTGCTCAAGGCCGTGGTGGACAAGGAGCAGCCGCAACTGGTCATCCTCGGCAAGCAGGCCATCGACAGCGACAACAACCAGACCGGCCAGATGCTGGGCGCCCTCACCGGCTTCGCCCAGGGCACCTTCGCCTCCAAGGTGGAAGTGGCGGGCGACAAGGTCAACGTGACCCGCGAAATCGATGGCGGCCTGCAGACCGTTGCGCTGAACCTGCCGGCGATCGTCACCACCGACCTGCGCCTGAACGAGCCGCGCTACGCGTCGCTGCCGAACATCATGAAGGCCAAGAAGAAGCCTCTGGACGTAGTCACCCCGGACGCCCTGGGTGTTTCCACCGCGTCCACCGTGAAGACCCTGAAAGTCGAAGCACCGGCTGCCCGCCAAGCCGGTATCAAGGTCAAGTCCGTGGCTGAACTGGTCGAAAAACTGAAGAACGAGGCGAAGGTAATCTGATGGCTATCCTGGTTGTTGCTGAACACACTAACGCCGCTCTGGCAGCCGCCACCCTCAACACCGTCGCCGCTGCCCAGAAAATCGGTGGCGACGTCCACGTGCTGGTCGCAGGCCAGGGTGTAGGTGCCGTAGCCGAAGCCGCCGCCAAGATCGCCGGTGTTTCCAAGGTCCTGGTCGCTGACAACGCCGCCTACGCCAATCTGCTGCCGGAAAACGTCGCGCCGCTGATCGCCGAGCTGGGCAAGGGTTACAGCCACGTGCTGGCGCCTGCCACCACCAACGGCAAGAACTACCTGCCGCGCGTAGCCGCGCTGCTGGACGTCGACCAGATCTCCGAGATCATCGCCGTCGAGAGCGCCGACACCTTCAAGCGTCCGATCTACGCCGGTAACGCCATCGCCACCGTGCAGTCCTCGGC
This genomic window from Pseudomonas furukawaii contains:
- a CDS encoding DNA polymerase III subunit delta', which codes for MADAYPWQDALWQQLAGRPRHAHAYLLHGPVGIGKRALADRLMARLLCQGPQGSEACGQCKACQLLAAGTHPDAFVLEPEEADKAIRVDQVRELVEFVVQTAQLGGRKVILLEPAEAMNLNASNALLKSLEEPSGDTVLLLISHQPSRLLPTIKSRCVQQACPLPSQAQSLAWLSAALPQANPGELSELLALAGGSPLLAVRLEGQGVRAQRAEVVEGVKKLLKQQAGASQLAEGWNGVPLNLLFDWFCDWAQLMLRYQLTRDESGLGLGDMRKVVQYLADKAPQHKVLAIQEWLLQQRQKVLSKANLNRVLLLEALLVRWASLPGPG
- a CDS encoding PilZ domain-containing protein, which produces MSLPPNLGPRNGILSLTIKDKSVLYAAYMPFIKNGGLFIPTNKTYKLGDEVFMLLNLMDEQEKIPVAGKVVWITPKGAQGNRAAGIGVQFNDGDSGARNKIETYLAGALKSDRPTHTM
- a CDS encoding TatD family hydrolase, with the translated sequence MLIDSHCHLDRLDLAAHDGSLDAALEAARARGVSQFLCIGVSADNAAAVKGLAERYDDVHCSVGVHPLDLQPGESLALDWLLGELAHPRVVAIGETGLDYHYEPEAAALQQQAFRLHLEAARLTGKPVIVHTREARADTLALLREAALPQAGVLHCFTEDWEMARAALDLGYYISLSGIVTFRNADALREVARQVPADRLLVETDSPYLAPVPHRGKPNLPQYVREVAEFLAELRGVAFEDFARQTTDNFLRLFPLARMG
- a CDS encoding aminotransferase class V-fold PLP-dependent enzyme, with amino-acid sequence MSLLQDEFAHADGLRYLNHAAVAPWPKRATLAVQGFAEENWRLGARDYPDWLIVERRLRERLSRLLNAPTTADLALVKNTSEALSFVAFGLDWATGDQVVISDQEFPSNRVVWQALERFGVQTLQVPLDSGDPESALLAACGPRTRLLAISAVQYASGLRLDLQRLGHECRRRGVLLCVDAIQQLGALPFDVQAIDCAFAMADGHKWMLGPEGLGVFYCRADLRQQLKLHEYGWHMLEHPGDYERPDWEPARSARRFECGSPNMLGAMALEASLSVLEDVGMEQVAAELTERVQWLQDGLMRIPGARILSPLSPQRRAGIISFRLDGWDNRTLFERLRAEQVVCAQRGGGIRFSPHFYTSSQVIEDTLALLRQMADA
- a CDS encoding TetR/AcrR family transcriptional regulator; the encoded protein is MQKEPRKVREFRRREQEILDTALKLFLEEGEDSVTVEMIADAVGIGKGTIYKHFKSKAEIYLRLMLDYERDLNALFHSADVDRDKEALSRAYFEFRMRDPQRYRLFDRLEEKVVKNSQVPEMVEQLHKIRASNFERLTLLIKGRIAEGKLEDVPPYFHYCAAWALVHGAVALYHSPFWSNVLEDQEGFFQFLMDIGVRMGNKRKRESESPAG
- a CDS encoding GTP 3',8-cyclase MoaA produces the protein MIVDRQGRRFRNLRISLTAACNYACTYCVPDGKRLVAAQDELSAEAMVRGVAYLMDAAGIERLRVTGGEPLVSPRLEPFLRGVSQLGLEDISLTSNGQLLARKLPLLLECGIRRLNISLDTLDADAFRQIARGGDLASVLKGLDEARAAGMRIKLNMVPLRGKNLDQVLPLLEYCLERGFELRFIELMRMGHLARDPNGFNQQFVGLDELLALIGSAHEFVQADAPLDATALRYKVPGQGYFGVIANESVPFCRTCSRLRLSSTGWLHGCLSSSNRHYVGDLLEKPRHEALPALQRLLVKALADKQDLAFSGGVTVMKIIGG
- a CDS encoding DUF4823 domain-containing protein; this translates as MRSLIPLLMMLGLLGCMKVSDMAEGTREQLSDAGFLDHSETRRTSNWRLQSDSFIYIAQGYFVPPGSAYPRPNVVAEEAFNGFVEYFPMVRRAKGPAGLEDAMGQARSVGAHYLLYARFASADDRIGTVEEWEDQEALDRLGRDRGVIQLMLIETNTRHLVDSARIRNRGGFLTFYDQKPEDLIGPPLEEYARSLIGLSR
- a CDS encoding DUF1285 domain-containing protein, with product MSDPGKAGDLLAQIPKGDKPGGAPVHLWDPPFCGDLDMRIARDGTWFYLGTPIGRKPMVKLFSSVIRKDGDDYFLVTPVEKVGIQVDDAPFVAVELQVEGSGRHQQLRFITHVGDEVLAGAAHPLRFELDPVTQEPSPYVLVRRNLEALIHRNVFYQLVELAESREIDGAPWLGVWSGGQFFPIGPLS
- a CDS encoding electron transfer flavoprotein-ubiquinone oxidoreductase, translated to MEREYMEFDVVIVGAGPAGLSAACRLKQKAAEAGQEISVCVVEKGSEVGAHILSGAVFEPRALNELFPDWKDLGAPLNTPVTRDDIYMLKDAESAIKVPDLFVPKTMHNEGNYIISLGNLCRWLAQQAEGLGVEIYPGFAAQEALIDDNGVVRGIITGDLGVDREGNPKEGYYTPGMELRAKYTLFAEGCRGHIGKQLIKKYKLDSDADAQHYGIGIKEIWDIDPAKHQQGLVVHTAGWPMDIMGTENTGGSFLYHLENNQVVVGLIIDLSYANPFLSPFDEFQRYKHHPVIKQYLEGGKRVAYGARAICKGGLNSLPKMVFPGGALIGCDLGTLNFAKIKGSHTAMKSGMLAAEAVAAALAAGREGGDELNNYVDAFKSSWLYDELFRSRNFGAAIHKYGALVGGAFNYIDQNWFGGKIPFTLHDNKPDYACLKPAAQSQRIEYPKPDGKISFDKLSSVFLSNTNHEEEQPCHLKLADAGIPIGKNLPLYDEPAQRYCPAGVYEVVANEDGSKRFQINAQNCVHCKTCDIKDPAQNITWVAPEGTGGPNYPNM
- a CDS encoding electron transfer flavoprotein subunit beta/FixA family protein — translated: MKVLVAVKRVVDYNVKVRVKADNSGVDLANVKMSMNPFCEIAVEEAVRLKEKGVASEIVVVTIGPNTAQEQLRTALALGADRAILVESADELNSLAVAKLLKAVVDKEQPQLVILGKQAIDSDNNQTGQMLGALTGFAQGTFASKVEVAGDKVNVTREIDGGLQTVALNLPAIVTTDLRLNEPRYASLPNIMKAKKKPLDVVTPDALGVSTASTVKTLKVEAPAARQAGIKVKSVAELVEKLKNEAKVI